The Rhododendron vialii isolate Sample 1 chromosome 8a, ASM3025357v1 genome has a window encoding:
- the LOC131336338 gene encoding putative calcium-binding protein CML23, whose protein sequence is MCIAFVTTVFNHFDDDGNGNGKISPKELRLCVGSMGGDLSEGEAEATVVLMDSYGDGELGFKDFVRLIEGGEEEEEEKVKELREAFRMYEMGDGCECITPKSLRKMLRKLGKSNTSIEECKVMIAQFDLDGD, encoded by the exons ATGTGTATAG cgttcgttacaacagtATTCAACCACTTCGACGACGACGGCAACGGCAACGGCAAGATCTCCCCCAAGGAGCTGCGCCTCTGCGTGGGGTCAATGGGCGGAGACCTGTCGGAGGGGGAGGCGGAGGCGACGGTGGTGCTGATGGACTCCTACGGTGACGGCGAATTGGGGTTCAAAGACTTTGTCAGACTGATCgaaggaggagaggaggaggaggaggagaaggtgaAGGAATTGAGAGAGGCGTTCAGGATGTATGAGATGGGAGATGGGTGTGAGTGCATTACACCCAAGAGCTTGAGGAAAATGCTGAGGAAGCTTGGGAAGAGCAATACCAGTATTGAGGAGTGTAAGGTGATGATTGCTCAGTTTGATTTGGATGGAGATTAG